The Ziziphus jujuba cultivar Dongzao chromosome 1, ASM3175591v1 genome segment AATGTAATCTTACGAATCCTATTAATTAAGATCGGTTCActacttcatttttttctttttagtaagTTCGCAATttcatttacaaaaaaaaaccattaaatcataataaactAACTTAGCAAGAATTTAACGACATTTATTAAGTCTTTAAAATcacctatttcaaaattttaagaatatctTATATATCTcttgccaaaaaaagaaaaagaaaaaagtacatGATACAAATGGAATAAATTTTTGTCCGTGTCACTCAAAGTGATACTGAAGAATACTATTTTTACtcttgcaaataataataaaaaaaagaaaattaaattttaaaaacaaaatttttgcccaaaaaaagtttgtttttaaaatttaattttcttttttttattattatttgtaagagtgaaaatgccaaaaaaagttttataaacacaaaataaaatcccTGTCCTTCAGGTCCTGATCCAACACCCAATATTAATATCTGGACACGCGTAAATCGTCGGGCCGAATCCGTACCCGCTCCACTAACACTGGTAAAGACCGTGTTATACTGCCATTTACAGCAAACAGTGGGGAAAATATAGTCATTTCGTTAAAACCGTCCGACAATTTTACGCGCGCGAATGTCTCTCTACCACCGTCTTTGCCCTTTCCGTTAACACCTCAAAatgctaacaaaaaaaaaaataataataataaaaataaaaataaaataaatattatattattttatttttcataatttcctCGAAtcccattttattttaaaaaaaataaattttaatattccaaatatatttttttctatataaattcgAAAAATggaatatttatgaattttataaatgagTCCCTCCATCATCTTCGGTTTCCTGTCTGTTCCTCACTCAttcactcacacacacacacacacacacactctcacACTCtcacctgaaaaaaaaaaaaaaaaaaaagctatgaaCCCTAACTACCTCTCCATCCGTCGCTCtcagaaataaagaaaaaaccaCCATAACAGTCCAACTCAACTTTCTTATTCTCAACCGTCCAATGCCGGCCGTTAGATCTCCGATCCGGCAAATACATTTCACTATCTGATTAAAGCAAGCTCTACATtctctttacttttttatttttttacttctcTTTTATTCAGCTCCATGTGAATCTAGCTTTACCTTCTACTTGAGGTTTCTTTGGATCTCTGTAAGTGAGagaaactgtttttttttttttttaatttttttagtttttggatttgattttgatttttttggtttgatgcgATCTTCTTTAGTGGCAGACTATTCTTTGCTTGGATCGTTGATAAAAGTGTTTGCTTTttcttacttatttatttatttatttttatttttttggattgagATTTGATTTTGGATTGGTTtcacatgcttttttttttctttttttttgttgtttggatGGGTGGTTAGATGTAATTTCAGCAAATGGATGGGTTTCTAGTAATTGGAAGCAACTTTTTTTAGTGACTTGCTTTTCGGTGATTCTTCTGTGTTGTtgaagctcttttttttttggctgattaGAGACCTGCTCTGCTTTCTCTCACCCACTCACTCACTAACTAACTCACTTGCTGGCTCTTCTTTTGCCATTTCTTTCCACTTTTGGTTCATTTTTCTCATTCTTTTTTCGGTTAAGTTCTTGAGCAACTTGATCTTCTTGCCACTAAGAAAGCtcctcttcttcctttttttttctttttttttttttttttttaaatttagtttctaTACATGTGCTTTtagtagttttcattttttttttcctatttatttttCAGGATCTTGTTTGGTTTCTATACTTGGCTCTACTTCTCTTTACGATTGTGATCAAGTTGGGTGGCGATTTTCTGTCTTCTTGGGTCTCAAATAACTGcttatttgatttttcaataataaaaattttctttttcaggcTTGATTCAGTGGgttttacttaaaaatttagCTTCGCCCCTCATCATCTTCAATGTTAATTGTCTTTCGCAATATGATAACATTCATGATCAACTTTGTAATATGATACTGTTCGTGACTGTGATTAAACAGATACTGTGGATACTGTGGACTACTGAAGTTTGAGTTTGACAATCTGAAAAAATGAGGGCCGCGGAGTTTGGAATTTCAGCTTTGTTAGTGCTCGCCCTGTTAGCTTTTTCAAAAGCAGAGATTTACATTGCGACCATTGAAGGAGAGCCTATAATAAGTTACAAAggtgacattgatggatttgaagcCACTGCTGTCGAATCTGGCGAAAAGATTGATGCCACCAGGTATTCACAATGTCTACCCTCTCATTTATGTATGTATCGCATATATTTATGtgcatgtatatgtatgtatgcatgtatgtatgtatatatgttgttACGACTGTAtgtataaaatatgtatatacgtACATCGCAATCAGCCAATTGGCAGCCAGCCTGAGTTGCCTTGGCCACATTCTAATAATTTATGGAACTTTCGGATCTATGTCTTCGGTGTTGTGTCTTTTCTAAGTGGGGTCTTGATTTGTGAAACATCTTTTTCAGATTTTGGTTTATcttgaatatttttggaatgTTGTTGGGCCATAAGGATTATTGGATTGACTCTGCACAGGCACATGTAATGTCAAATTATTTAGAAACAAATTCCATGGTGTAGGCTTGGGAGCTGGGTGTATAAAATGTGAACTAAGCCGAAGTTAAAATATTGTTTCAGATTTTGTGCAGCTGATGAGAAGTAACTCCTACCCTACTGTTAGCTTGGGTAAATAGTTGTGTTTGGATTTCTAATTAACTGAATTAACCTGGTAGTTAATTTTCTAACTGTATCAAGTAATCAAGagattttgtattttatgagTATTTTTTCCAAGCAAAATAGCTCAAATAAGATTTTGAATATCACCTGATTAGTTTCTTGGAggactttttaattattaaatctaCTCAGGAGCTATACTCTAGGTAACTTTCTCAAATTGCCAATCTACTTGTAAAACTGTTATAATGGCCTTCGACAAAACATGAACATTGAGCTCAATTATTTACCTAGTTGGTAATTATTATCTCCTACGATAGTAAATATATCAGAGACATCTTCTTATGGTCtgttaataaaatcaaatttgactAGATGTCTTCAGCTCCCCTGAGGATTTCCATGTAAAAATCTTCAAACTTGAAGTGATTTCTATAATTATTTGATCTGTATCATAATATAATCATGTGAAATTCCAGAATCTTGAAGTGTGCCACTGCTGTTAAACATGACATGTTCTTGTTATAACTATGGTGGAATTATCAAATTGTTTCACCAAAGGGGAGATTTTGATAGTTGATATTTTACGTTCTTACTCTTTTCCTTGTGGCTTCATTCAGTGATTTGGTCACATCCTATGCCCGTCACCTAGAGAACAAACATGACATGCTTCTAGGAATGCTGTTTGATCGGGGAACCTATGAGAAACTCTACAGCTATCGTCATCTTATAAATGGCTTTGCAGTTCACATTTCTCCTGAACAGGTTGAATCCATGGATACTTCCTCTTTGAAGCTATTAGTTGTTTGAGTTCCATCTCTTCTTTTTGCATTCTCATTCCCTTACTCAATCCCCTCATATTAGTAGGCAGAGATCTTGAGACGTGCTCCGGGTGTGAAATCTGTGGAGAGAGACTGGAAGGTCCGGAAACTTACAACCCACACCCCACAGTTTTTGGGACTCCCAACTGGAGTATGGCCGACAGGAGGTGGCTTTGATAGGGCTGGAGAGGACATTGTGATTGGGTTTGTTGACTCAGGAATTTACCCACACCATCCAAGCTTTGCAACCCACGGTACTGAACCATATGGACCTGTTCCTAAGTACAGAGGAAAATGTGAAATTGATCCAGACACTAAGAGGGACTTCTGTAATGGGAAAATAATTGGAGCCCAGCATTTTGCCAAGGCTGCAATAGCGGCTAAGGCCTTTAATCCTGCTGTTGATTTTGCATCTCCTTTGGATGGTGATGGACATGGAAGGTTAGGCCCCATGcttttataattacaataatttggTCTATGTTGCATGACATAGATGGAAACATAGAAGTCTTGCAAAAGTAGAAATAAGTTGATTTTGCATCTCCTTTGGATGGTGATGGACATGGAAGGTTAGGCCCCATGcttttataattacaataatttagTCTATGTTGCATGACATGGATGGAAACATAGAAGTCTTGCAAAGGTAGAAATAACTTGAATTCTCCTCCGTAGATGGATAAATATGGTGAATGGTATTGATGTTGGATAACCAATTAATAAACTCTTAATGGTATTGATGTTGACCTATTCACTCCTCTCTGGGATACTAACAGTATTAGTAGATAACTTAGTATCTTTGTGTCTGGGGCTTTTACTTCATTAACAATACATGTACAGTTAggattaaaattataaagatgATTTATTTATACAATATGAAATATTTACTGAGACCAATGGATTCAAATTGTAATTTagttcaaacaacaaacataagAAGTATGGAATCTGAAATGTGTTCTTGGTAGAAggataaattaataatacaaaagCACTTCCCTTTAGTTTGCTTGGCTGCCTTAGTTCTTCTTTTGTTTAAATCCCAATTTAAACAGCCACCtatatctttgatttttttttttttcattgcccTGTCTTCAGACATGGGTTGAAACTTGTTTTATCTGATGTGGTAATTCCACctctccttttttgtttttgtctccCAGTCACACAGCAGCTATTGCAGCTGGTAATAATGGAATTCCTGTCAGAATGCATGGTCATGAATTTGGGAAAGCAAGTGGGATGGCTCCGCGTGCCAGGTGAGGAATAGTAACCTCTATTTAATGATGACAACTCAGAGTGgtgaaaattattgttatttttaattggaacTCTGACAAACACTCATGTTCAGGATTGCGGTGTATAAAGCTCTCTACAGATTGTTTGGAGGGTTTATTGCAGATGTAGTAGCAGCAATTGATCAGGTATATGCTATAATCCCATGGCTGAGAAAGTACCAAGAAAGTGGGTGAATGCTAgtcattttgtttcttttgtatGTATAGATTTTATGCATGTAGATATAATCTGTAGTTTCAGTAACATGTTGCTAATCTTTGTTATATATGGTTATCTTTCTGTCCCtagacaatttattttttaaattattgctgGGAACAATTTCTGTTGTGATTTGAAATTTCAAGACACAAAGAAATCTTCTTCTTCCATGTGATAACGAGATAAGTTTTGGTTGATTGAATATATAGTGCTACTAATTAATCACAGATAAATTGAATAGATTCTTGGTTTTCTGTTAATCCTATCTTCTTTTAGGTTGGTACTAAAGGTGTTTATGTATTGTAAGACCGATCCTTACGAGAAATAATTTCTTGAACAGGCTGTATATGATGGTGTGGACATACTCAGCCTTTCGGTGGGACCGAACAGCCCTCCAGCTACTACCAAGACTACTTATTTGAATCCTTTTGATGCTACTCTTCTTTCAGCTGTGAAAGCAGGTATATTTGTTGCTCAGGCAGCAGGGAATGGAGGTCCTTTTCAGAAAACTTTGGTTTCTTATAGTCCTTGGATAGCATCTGTGGCTGCTGCAGTTGATGATCGCAGATACAAAAATCATCTAACGCTTGGAAATGGAAAAATCCTACCTGGGCTTGGGTTATCtcgtaagttttattagtttgacCACTCAACCTATGGGATAAAACTTTTCTTGATTCAAATAGATTGTTGTTTAATGAATGAGTATGACCACTCACTGTTTTTGTactttctttcccttttgcGGTCATCCATACTCTTTTTCAAGTCTTTGATACCTCTGCTTCTATAGACCAAGGGTAATGTGCAATATGAGTTGGTACCTAGGTGAATGACGTGGTTCTTGTGGGTATTTGCTATTTTGATTCAGTTAGACTGAAACAGATGAATGAGGCATTTTGGCACTTGTTCAGTATGGTTTTCCTATAAAGATAATTCCTCATAATGATTCAAGCTTGCTTTATTAGTTATTGGTTAGCTGAGGgacatataaattccatattatgTAGAGTTGTTTGTTGGCAAAAGGAATGCAATATTGTATTCTTAATGCAGATCTTTAGTACGTACTTACTCACTTTTTTACGAAACTTGTttgtaaaaattacaaatttttgtTTAATCTTAATGCCAATATATGCACATGTATAAGAATTCAACGAGATGTGGCTTGTTGGCATGTAGAAGCACAATCAAAagtattttaagaattttccttttcttttactcGTTCTGTCTGATAAAATTTTTCTgataaaatttctaatttacttattattaaagTTTTGAACAAACTTCTTAGTTCTGAACTGTATTACTCATTTATTCAGCAGATAAATTGCAGACATAATATTTTCTCAGACAAAATTTTACTGGTTTGGACATTATATGGGATTAAGGTTTTGTTGTATACAGTTTTAGTTCTATATTTCCACATGGATCCATTTGCTAATTATTGGTCGTGGCTTCTAAGATCATTTGCAATTTGCAGTAATTCTTATTTGTATTGTTGGTGttggtatattttaatataagaaTTACTGTTGCTACTCGTAGCCTCTACACATGGAAATCGATCCTACACAATGGTTGCTGCAAATGATGTATTGCTAGATTCATCAGTAATGAAGTATAGCCCCTCAGACTGCCAGAAGCCAGAAGTTCTGAACAAGAACTTGGTAGAGGGGAACATTCTTCTTTGCGGCTATTCCTTCAATTTTGTTGTTGGTACTGCATCAATAAAGAAGGTCTCAGAAACAGCAAAGAGTCTGGGTGCAATTGGCTTTGTTCTTGTCGTGGAAAATGTTTCTCCTGGAACAAAGTTTGATCCTGTGCCTGTGGGCATTCCTGGGATCCTTATCACAGATGTCAGCAAGTCAATGGTATCCCATCTTGACTCAACTACTTTAGTGAATGATTTCCTCTAATTTGGAAATAATGATATTGATACAGAATCTAAAACATGCTCCAAGTGTCTCTTGATATGTTTTGGCATTAGTGGAGTTGATAAGGCTAAACGCTAGCCTGTATATGTTGAAAGTGAATGATCAAAAAATGAATTACTGGTTAAAGAAAATTTACAACCGAATTTGACATTAGTGCTGCTCCATTTTAAATTCACTTTTGACATGTCTATTTTCAACTGAGTTTGATCCTTGGATAACCACTATCTGTTACTGCTTATTACTATGCTTTTCTAACCCTTCTGATCTTTTGTCTTTGCTTGCTCACACCTATACTTACAATTATGTGATTGGTGCCTGGTTCTTTGGCATCGACGTTATGTAGGATCTTATAGACTACTATAACATCACTACAACAAGAGACTGGACTGGACGAGTCAAAAGCTTCAAAAGTATAGGCAGCATTGGAGATGGTTTGATGCCTATACTCCACAAATCAGCACCGCAGGTGGCATTGTTCTCTGCTCGAGGGCCCAACATTAAAGATTTCAGCTTCCAAGATGCTGATCTTCTCAAACCCGATATCCTAGCTCCTGGTTCTTTGATTTGGGCTGCTTGGTCACCAAATGGAACAGACGAGCCTAATTATGTTGGTAAAGATTCAACTGAGTCCTAAATTTTCTTCCCTCTCATTTTGGTTTTCAGACTTCTGGAAGACATTTAGTAATATTGGGTTCTTCATTATACATAGTCCAAATAAAAGGATAGGATAGATCGTTGAGGTGTTGAAATTTCAGATTAAAATGAGGCACTTTGGAAGTAAAAAGGTGAAATTTATCAACTATTTATAGTAATCACTCCAAAAAGTTCAAGACATGGGTATAGTGGATAGAAGCCAAATTTATACATTTGGAAATGACCTCacatttttatcaattaattgaGCAGGAGAAGGATTTGCCATGATATCTGGAACTAGCATGGCTGCACCACATATAGCAGGAATTGCTGCTCTCATAAAGCAGAAGCACCCTCACTGGAGCCCAGCTGCAATCAAATCAGCATTGATGACAACGTCAACCACGGAGGACAGAGCAGGAAGACCTATTCAAGCACAACAATATTCTGAAACTGAAGCCATGAAGTTGGTCACTGCAACACCTTTTGATTATGGGAGTGGCCATGTTAATCCAAGAGCTGCTTTAGATCCTGGACTCATCTTTGATGCAGGTGCATATTTTTCTCTACTCTTTATAATCTGTTCTGTTTGTATCGGGTTGAAATGATTTCCCATTAATTTGAATAACTATTGGCTCAAAACATGGAGGTCAAGTGATAGAGAGATAAATTTGCTCTCTATTTCTATGCATCGTCTGGTGGTTTGGGGTGCACCCACCAAAAATAAGCATTAAAATGTCAGCAAATCGAATGGGCTACGCTTTTATTTCTTAAGTGTACTCATTGACACAAGAAGGGTATACCACAATTTTGTGAAAAATGTCAAGATAGTTTCTGGTACCTTTTAACCTCTCTCGCTCCACTTTTccaccttcttctttcttttgtaATGTAATTCAGTTCAGGAGAGAAGTGAACTTGGGGTTCCTAAGCGTCATTCTTGTTATTTTGTATCTAGGTTATGGAGATTACTTGGGGTTCTTGTGCACAACACCTGGTATTGATATTCATGAGATAAGGAACTACACCAACTCACCCTGCAATCTCACCATTGGCCATCCATGGAATCTCAACACCCCATCAATCACCGTTGCTCATCTAGTCCGAACTCAAACTATTACTCGAACAGTTACAAATGTTGCCGAAGAAGAAACCTATGTAATCACAACCAGAATGGCTCCAGCCATTGCCATTGAAGCCAACCCTCCAGCAATGACACTGAAACCTGGTGCATCAAGGAAATTCTCAATTACACTTACAGTTCGATCTGTGACTGGAACCTACAGTTTTGGCGAGGTGCTGATGAAAGGTAGTAGACACCACAAGGTGAGAATCCCAGTTGTAGCTATGGGATACGAACGATAATTTGGGttgcttaattaaaaaaagaaaatactaagGGTTTTTATGGTTGTAATATTCTTTGTAATCTGTGGGAATAAGATATGAGGTTAGGTGTATTTTGTCTGAAATATATTAAGTTGTAAAGATGGCTTGTATAATGGGTTCATCCACTTATAAGTTTTGCTAATTTGTTAGTAATTTGGTATAATCATTCATAATGAAGTTCTTCTCTGCCTTgcaactttttttccttttgcttaCATGCTCATTTCATCTcttttaaacaaagaaaaatttacaCAGAATTTAGCATTATCAACTCAAGTACTATAAAATAAATCAGAAAGTAGTACATGAATGATTGGAACATGAACAAATTACTCAGAGAGGATTAAAACAAGGTCGATCATTGGTAGTTGGGTTCCATTCCAACTTCGAAGTATAAGAAGTTTGGCTTGGAGCCAACCCCATCAATTATTTtgtcccaaaagaaaaaaaaaaaaaaaatccccatcaattattttgtcaaaaaaaaaaatccttatcaactattttattagaaagacggtaataaaaataagaagttAATTTACTTTTAAAGACAGAAAAATGttgaaagtaaaaataaatataagatacAATTTCAggtttaattaccaaaatctggGCTCGGTGGTggaaattgtttaaaataaaaatccaaaaataagtaaaaaaaaaattataattaaattatgctAAAAAGCCTGTTGAATTTGAAGTCCCGAAAGCTATAAAGTACGATAACATTCTCTGAGCATTTGAGGAGGAGAACCAAGAAGAAAACATTTGAAATGCCGAAACATCgtcctctctcttcttcttcttcttcttctttcagtAGTAAATTCACGAAAATCCCACCTCTTCAGACTTTGCTGAAAAGTGGTTTCACTCCCACTGTCAAATCCATTAACAAATTCCTGTACTTTCTCACCAAAACACGCAGACCGAAGCTAATCATTCACTTCTTCTCTCAAATGAAATCAAACCAATTCAGTGGCAATTCACAAACACACTCATTCTTTACATGGGCTCTCCTAAAATCACACCATTATGAAGAAGCAGAGCATTTCATGAAGACCCAAATGGTGAAAGCTTCAAACTTTCCGAGAGATTGCATGTGGGACTCTCTGATTCAAGGCTTTTGCATCCACCGAATGGACCCAGAAAAGGCGTTGTTGGTGTTGCAGGATTGCTTGCGAAACCTCGGTACTTTGCCTTCTTCTTTCACATTTTGTTCGTTAATTCATAGGTTATGCTCCCAGGGAGATATGAGTAAGGTGATTGAGGTCTTGGAGTTGATGACAGATGAGAGAGTCAAATACCCATTTAACAATTTTGTTTGTAGCTTGGTGATATCcgggttttgtaaaattggGAAGCCGGAATTGGCAGTTGGGTTTTTCGAGAATGCCATAAGTTCAGGAGCTATTCGTTCTAATGTTGTGACTTACACTGCTCTTGTGGGTGCTCTTTGTAAGTCGGGAAGAGTGAGTGAGGTTAATGGCTTAGTTCGTAGAATGGAGAAGGAAGGAGTTGCATTTGATGCTGTATTTTATAGTAGCTGGATTTGTGGGTATATTTCAGAAGGTGATTTGATGGAGATGTTCCGGAGGAAGAAACAGATGGTGGAAAAAGGAATAAGCCCAGATAATATTAGCTATGCTATATTGATTAATGGACTTTCCAAACTAGGAGATGTGGAAAAGGCTGCTGGTTTCCTAAAGAAGATGAGCAATGATGGTTTAGAACCTAATTTGGTAACGTTTACTGCCATCATGTTGGGATTTTGTGAGAAAGGAAAATTGGAGGaggcattttcttttttaaagattCTTGAAGATTTGAGGATTGAATTGGATGAGTTTGTGTATGCAACTTTAATTCATGGATGTTGCAGGAAGGGAGAT includes the following:
- the LOC107427411 gene encoding subtilisin-like protease SBT2.6 — translated: MRAAEFGISALLVLALLAFSKAEIYIATIEGEPIISYKGDIDGFEATAVESGEKIDATSDLVTSYARHLENKHDMLLGMLFDRGTYEKLYSYRHLINGFAVHISPEQAEILRRAPGVKSVERDWKVRKLTTHTPQFLGLPTGVWPTGGGFDRAGEDIVIGFVDSGIYPHHPSFATHGTEPYGPVPKYRGKCEIDPDTKRDFCNGKIIGAQHFAKAAIAAKAFNPAVDFASPLDGDGHGSHTAAIAAGNNGIPVRMHGHEFGKASGMAPRARIAVYKALYRLFGGFIADVVAAIDQAVYDGVDILSLSVGPNSPPATTKTTYLNPFDATLLSAVKAGIFVAQAAGNGGPFQKTLVSYSPWIASVAAAVDDRRYKNHLTLGNGKILPGLGLSPSTHGNRSYTMVAANDVLLDSSVMKYSPSDCQKPEVLNKNLVEGNILLCGYSFNFVVGTASIKKVSETAKSLGAIGFVLVVENVSPGTKFDPVPVGIPGILITDVSKSMDLIDYYNITTTRDWTGRVKSFKSIGSIGDGLMPILHKSAPQVALFSARGPNIKDFSFQDADLLKPDILAPGSLIWAAWSPNGTDEPNYVGEGFAMISGTSMAAPHIAGIAALIKQKHPHWSPAAIKSALMTTSTTEDRAGRPIQAQQYSETEAMKLVTATPFDYGSGHVNPRAALDPGLIFDAGYGDYLGFLCTTPGIDIHEIRNYTNSPCNLTIGHPWNLNTPSITVAHLVRTQTITRTVTNVAEEETYVITTRMAPAIAIEANPPAMTLKPGASRKFSITLTVRSVTGTYSFGEVLMKGSRHHKVRIPVVAMGYER